GGCAATGTGTAGGGATCACCAATGGCTGATACCCGGCCAGTGTACATTCCAGCCGGGTCCAGCATCATATCAGCCAAGATATCGCTGGCGGGAAGACCAGACGGGAAGCGGGGATCTTTATTGAAGAGAAACTCGATCTTGGCTTTGGCCCGGTCAATGGCGGGGGTGGCGGCGTTGACAATAACTTTTTGCTCTCGCTGGGCGATGATCTGCCCACTGCGGCCCAGGGATCGAAAGGTTAGTGCCCCGGCAGTGAGAACGATCAAAAGCAGTAATAGCGTGGTTGTCGGCAGCACGAAGCCAGAGCGGGCCAGGCGGGAGGGTTGGCTAACCAGCCAGAACAGCCGCAGCAGGCGGGTCATAAACCGCTTTAGCAGGGTCTGGGGCAGTTGCCAAAACCGACGAAGGTGACGACGAAAAGATGCCATGTTAAATCGAATCGCCCAAACGACAATGACTGAGGCTCGCGTAGATTGGGGCTGTGTCCTGTAGGCGGCCGACCCAAGAGGGCTAACTGAGCCAGGCCGAAAGGCTTAGTGGAGAGGGTTGTCGCTCTCTAAGAAGCCTTCAAAACTATAAATCATCAACCAAGGCTATAGGCTACCCACTTCTACTCAAAAACCGATCAGGGACGCTTAAATCTTTTTGGTGCTATCAATCGGTCTGCAGATACACGTATCTATCTCTGATGGTTGGGAACCTATGCCGCCAGTCTAGCTCATGTTCATGAAGCTGCCATGATCTGATACGCTCTGTCATTACTTATGGGATTGCTCTACTTATTTGAAGCAGACAGGGAATGGCTCAGCTCCCCTGCTCCCTTGGTGGAAGTAGGGGTCGGGGGAAGAGGGGGATCCATGGCGAAGAGTCATGCATCGGAAATCTACCGGATAGCGTAAATCTCCACCTGGCTTCCGGGTGGCGCTGTGCTTGCCCGGAATGACAAGACTCTCCTTCGCAGTAGGTTAGCTACCTGAGAAAACTACACTCTCGTCATTCCCGCGCCTCGCGGAGCGTGCCCAGAGGGCATAGCGGGAATCCAGGGAATAAATCTCAGCCTCGGCTCAGAGCCCTCTGCCTGGATTCCGGGTCGCGCTGCGCTTGCCCGGAATGACGGTGATACTTGCCAACGATAATTCCGCTGCCATACGTATCACACTCCCGTCATTCCCGCGGCTCACGGAGTGTGCCCGGAGGGCGTGGCGGGAATCCAGAGAATCAACCTCAGCGACGACTCAAAGGCCTCTATCTGGATTCCGGGTCGCGCTACGCTTGCCCGGAATGACGACTAGCCTGATCGCGATGATGTTGAGGCCCGAAGAAAACACACCCCTGTCATTCCCGCGGCGGCGGGAATCCAGAGCGTTAACCTCAGCGACGACTCAAAGGCCTCTGCCTGGATTCCGGGTGGCGCTGCGCTTGCCCGGAATGACGAGTTTCTTTCGCAGTAGGTTGCCTGAAGACCAGCAATGGAGAAATCATCCTGGAATCTATCACTGCCATAATGCAGATATGGTAGAGACCGTGACCTGAGAGGTTAGGATGATTCAAACAACGGAATATATTTATGTTGTTCAGGATGATGAGATCCTCCACGGAGAGCCTATTATCCAGGGAACTCGTACACCTGTTAGGGCAATTGTTGAAACCTGGCGCATGGGTATTATCCCCGAGGAAATCCCCAAAGGACTGCCACACCTAACCTTAAGTCAGGTCTTTGGAGCCTTAACTTACTACAGCGACCATCAAGATGAAATTAATCAATTTATTGAAAAAAATCGCATTCCTGGCGAATTAATTGATCCATTAGTTAGGGATGTGTGAGCAGCATATTTGTCTGTCTGTATTTAGATGAAGATGTCAACGTATTGGTGGCCGACTTGCTACAAGCAAGGGGATTTGACGTCATTACTGTACGAGATGCGGAACAACTTCATGCAACCGATGCAGAGCAACTTGCCTATGCTGTGAGTCAAGGCAGGACTCTGGTTACTCACAATAGAACTGACTTCGAAGAACTTGTGCAGAGTTACTTTGATTCAGGTCGTATGCACTATGGAGTTATTTTTGCTGTGCGTCGTTCTCCTCAAGAGATTGCACAAAGGTTGCTCATTATTCTCAATCAAGTCACCTCAGATGAAATGCAAAATCAGGTTCGGTATATTTAGGCACGATTACTCCTACTCCTCCGCCAACAAATTTCACAACCAGCAGATTTTGGCCGCAGCTTAGCTCCCTTGCTCCCTTCTGTGGCGGGGGAAGACGGGCATCACGAGGTGGCGCTGTGCTTGAGTTCCCCTCCATCCTCTAGCTCCTTCCTCCCACAAGGGGCGGAAGGAGAACAGCACTCTGCTGAGCAGACAATACTCCCGTCATTCCCGCGACGGCGGGAATCCAGAGAATCAACCTCGGCAGAGACACAGAGACCTCTATCTGGCTTCCGAGTCGCGCTGCCCTTGCCCGGAATGACGGTCATGCTTTCCAATGATAATTCAGCTGTCATACGTATCACTGCCATAATGCAAGTATGGTAGTAAACATAATCTGGGATTGTTCAACCCGCCCCAGGTCACGCTTCAACGGCAGAATTACCATGCCCACCCCTAACTCTCCAGCTATTGATCAAACCCTGCTGACGAACATTGTCCAGCGGTTACGCTCAGCTGGCGCACCACTGAAGGTAGTATTATTCGGCTCTCAAGCCAGGGGAGACACCCACATCGAAAGCGATTTGGACTTGCTGGTTGTAGAAGAATCGGAACTGCCTCGCCATCAGCGATCACCCCGTTATTACAAAGCCCTCGCAGGCATTTTCCCAAGTAAAGATATTACTGTATGGACACCGGCTGAAATTCAAGCATGGTCAGCCGTGCCGAACGCTTTCGTGACGACTGCATTACGAGAAGGCAAAATTTTATATGAAAAACCAGCATGATTTAGCCGCAGGCTGGTTTCGCAAAGTTCAAGCAATTAGTCTGGCACCACAGATTCGCACTGCCGTGTTGTCTGTGGTCACACCACAGGAGAGTTCAAATGGATAATGCTCCGGAGCACTCTTTGTGAATGCCAATGACTCTATTTAAGGGGATGAAGTGAACCCTTGGATTCCGGGTCGCGCTACGTTTGTCCGGAATCATGGGACTCTCTCTCGCGATCATCTTCGATGATTAGGCTCACTCCGTATACGAGCCGCAGGAAATCATTATCGGTCAACAAAGTGCTGAGAGCATTGATCAATTCTATGTCACAGTCGACAAGCGACGAGACAGCCTAAATCGGGATACAGCGTTTTTAACACTAGTGAGGTACACGGATGACCGTAAAACCTTTGATACTAGGAGATAGGCTGTACCTCACCCAGTAAGGAAATGCTGTAGGGAGGATTCTCGCGAATTGCCCCTCCCACACCCCCTGCTTCCTTAGAGCTAATTTGCAAAGAAAATCTTAAAGAGCTGTCAAGACAAAGGCTTTCAAGGTTTACAGCAATCTTGAGGGAGTGTTCGTGGT
This portion of the Halomicronema hongdechloris C2206 genome encodes:
- a CDS encoding nucleotidyltransferase domain-containing protein — translated: MPTPNSPAIDQTLLTNIVQRLRSAGAPLKVVLFGSQARGDTHIESDLDLLVVEESELPRHQRSPRYYKALAGIFPSKDITVWTPAEIQAWSAVPNAFVTTALREGKILYEKPA
- a CDS encoding DUF433 domain-containing protein; the protein is MIQTTEYIYVVQDDEILHGEPIIQGTRTPVRAIVETWRMGIIPEEIPKGLPHLTLSQVFGALTYYSDHQDEINQFIEKNRIPGELIDPLVRDV
- a CDS encoding DUF5615 family PIN-like protein; protein product: MSSIFVCLYLDEDVNVLVADLLQARGFDVITVRDAEQLHATDAEQLAYAVSQGRTLVTHNRTDFEELVQSYFDSGRMHYGVIFAVRRSPQEIAQRLLIILNQVTSDEMQNQVRYI